A stretch of DNA from Anopheles nili chromosome 2, idAnoNiliSN_F5_01, whole genome shotgun sequence:
CGACTGTGGCGCTGATCAGGTCTGGTGTGTTCGGTTCCTTGGCACTATCGGAACCGCTCTGCAAGGAACAAGGTTCCTCGGGCTCCGTAGCAGAGGGCTCATCGAGTTTTTCGCCATCTTcgaggttttccacccgattggAAGCACTCCGAAGTTGCTCCACACTCGAAGTGTCCACTTCGTCATCCACAAACACGCTTATCGGCCCAACGGCAGCGGTTGCAAGCGACTCGTTTCCAGGCAACGGTTCCAGGAACTTCCGGAAAGAAATGCCACTCCGTGGTACGGCAGTTTGCGTACCGCTGTCACAGGTTTCTACTCCATCCGTCATTTGCGCTACCGAGTGTGTCAGTATCACTatgaaacagaaaacacaATCGAGGATTAATAACGCAGAGCTGAAAATCATCAACGCCTTCATGTCCGGGAGCTGCTACTTACGGTTGCCAACTTCACGCACCACCAGATTTCCATCGGTCAATATTTCCTCGTCAACCATCGCAACCAGATCGGTCTGCTCGTCGGTGGACGCTTCACGCATTAGTTTTGTGTGTACAGGATCCGTCTGCACCACTGCATTAACGCGACGCATACGtctgtgaaaataaaatgcaccgaAAGGCATCATTATACACACCCCTGCAACTACACGATCGCCTCCCGGTGGGAGCACAGTTGGGTGCTATTTTTGGATGGCACATCGTAAATAGAACCAGATTCCCAACTTAGCGTCGTTGAATTCTCGCCGCTGGCGACACTCACTTTGAAACCTCCAGCAGCCGTGCTTTGATGTCCGGTTTCGGGTGAGATGGGACGGCGGTCAGGCTAGCAGGACGCCAAGGTGGCCTTTCTTTGGCCGCCGTAGCAGCCCCTGCACCCGATAGCTCATCTTTGGGGCCTTTCTTGACCGCTTTCGTCACTCCGATTGATCTGTGAATTGACAGGGTGAAAATAGGAATCTAATGACCCGAAAATAGCAAACTATCGAACACTTGCTACAGTACTTGAGTGATGTTTGCGAGTTGGCAGCTGAAATGACCAACGACTCATCGCTAGCACTGTGAGTTTCGTCTGATGACGCCACGCTGGCCGGAGATTTGCTCATTTTACTTCACTCGAAACGTTGGAATTCACTGTAATagagttgctttttttttgttctcgtaTTCCACGCTGGAGAATGTTAGATCGATTTTCGTAAATCCCGTAGCGCGCGTGATATGCACGCAATGCTTCTTCACTCGCCACAACACCACGTCCAGATGTATTACTGTCTAACTGGGCAATGCAGCTCGCTTGGTTTCTGCGCTGTTCCAGAGCCAATACGCTACATTCCCCTAAGCAAGCATAAGTGCCGACTGCTGGTCTATGCATCATGTGGTATGAGTTGCTTGGGTCGCAAAGAATCGCGGGAAAACCATGCCAGCATTACACGCGGTCACGAGGCGCAGTTCGTGGGggttattgattttctttggCGTTTGGAGCAAGTATCCGTGAGTGTGCGTAATGTACACGTGCGGTTTATGCGCTATTTTACACtgccatttatttattcggTTTGCCTAGAATCGTTTTCTTGTTGTAGTaatagaaaaagaaattaacacgATTTacttaaattttaaaatgctaTAACGTTTACTTTATTTGCATACTAAACGCTAGTTTGAATAGAATGTTGCAAAGTACCGCAGCACATCTTTGTTGTAGTTCTCCAGGGTAGGCTTGCCAACGATGTAGCCGCATTGGGTGTAAAGATCGAGCGGTGACTTACGGAACCACATATTCCTGTCGGTAGTTGAGCTCAAATCTAGTGTATTCAGCTGATACACACTAAAGTGGAACGTCTTACTGTCCGTttgaatggcttgcactgtgACTGGATGGGGCAACGCTGTTACATCGTCACCGTATAGCTGACGGGCTCGGGCAGCCGCTACGGCGAAAGCTTTCATCATCGTTCGAGCTTCGATCTGGTCGCGCGAAACCGGAAGCTCAGTAATATTCTTCACGTCGCTCGGTGAGCAGTGGATCAGCACTGTGTGAGGATGGGACAGCTGATAATTGCGACTAATGGCTGAAAATGTTTGAAGAACATATTTTAGCTTACGATTATTACAACAAAGCATCTCTAGACAATCTTACGATAATCGTTCCTCCAATCGTAAATGTTTTCCACTGGTAGCGAAACCGTTTCTTTCAATGGAAACAAAGAGGGAATTTCCAGGTCGAGTGGTCGGTAAACAGAAGTATCGAGAGGCTCCAAAGGCTCATGTGATATGATCATTTGTTCCGTTGTTACATTCAGTAGAATTTTTTCATCAGCTTTTACCAGCGGAACAAGAACACGAGTATCGTAGACAACTCTTCGGTTGGCGTTCACGGTCCAGCCAGCGAAACGTTCACAATGAGTGAGTAGCTTCGATAGAATTAATTTGctaaaaatatacaaacacaaac
This window harbors:
- the LOC128720253 gene encoding 39S ribosomal protein L37, mitochondrial codes for the protein MRLTNALLRQHIDFFFKKHWLRQGKRVPNSTGAEEELVARGISVVDPKTLIKEVRPREKFNIPGMVPPSVAFDETHPLWHSQPAYVFGNTNLLLEGVRQAQNILNTTVFDELPMKLEEKLEKTKLTTQLDRSMQQAVLSALVFDTEQVKTAVVKVPERPAFKLPRTYGISEGRRNKLILSKLLTHCERFAGWTVNANRRVVYDTRVLVPLVKADEKILLNVTTEQMIISHEPLEPLDTSVYRPLDLEIPSLFPLKETVSLPVENIYDWRNDYPISRNYQLSHPHTVLIHCSPSDVKNITELPVSRDQIEARTMMKAFAVAAARARQLYGDDVTALPHPVTVQAIQTDSKTFHFSVYQLNTLDLSSTTDRNMWFRKSPLDLYTQCGYIVGKPTLENYNKDVLRYFATFYSN
- the LOC128731330 gene encoding uncharacterized protein LOC128731330, encoding MSKSPASVASSDETHSASDESLVISAANSQTSLKSIGVTKAVKKGPKDELSGAGAATAAKERPPWRPASLTAVPSHPKPDIKARLLEVSKRMRRVNAVVQTDPVHTKLMREASTDEQTDLVAMVDEEILTDGNLVVREVGNLILTHSVAQMTDGVETCDSGTQTAVPRSGISFRKFLEPLPGNESLATAAVGPISVFVDDEVDTSSVEQLRSASNRVENLEDGEKLDEPSATEPEEPCSLQSGSDSAKEPNTPDLISATVEGDPSPHRTANLLETPTFAAWHNLDFSDEESESYVPRELPRRPIGEGDRPWAEFKDLVIGSRVANMRLSPVPPRRPRGPNQKTVTWSDRQHRAVSKLLTEASALVDMFDHVSLLLGPDITLHKLPPQQEFHLPPAKWEPLLTKSCDLLEEKLAQVCNLSLSELEITSSALVSTTPLASCPAPLLSDLGSDHI